Proteins from a genomic interval of Paenibacillus lentus:
- a CDS encoding carbohydrate ABC transporter permease encodes MTLPMLRPVIMVVIMMGFIFTFKVFDLIFVMTAGGPVNATEVLSTLAYKLSFDQFNFSQGAAASNILFIILFIVSLIYLRMVRSDEVM; translated from the coding sequence ATGACCCTACCGATGCTTCGCCCTGTCATTATGGTCGTCATCATGATGGGATTCATCTTTACATTTAAAGTGTTCGACCTGATCTTCGTCATGACCGCCGGCGGACCAGTAAATGCGACGGAAGTGCTTTCGACCTTGGCCTATAAGCTATCTTTTGATCAGTTCAATTTCTCACAAGGTGCAGCAGCTTCCAACATTCTATTCATTATACTGTTTATAGTCAGTCTGATTTATTTGCGCATGGTTCGCAGCGATGAGGTGATGTAG
- a CDS encoding TetR/AcrR family transcriptional regulator, translated as MARRAVEQELSRERIMDAARHLFITKGYRGISMRSIGQHLGYSHGSLYYHFKEKAELFYAIVVQDFNHLNQLCTQVAKSPPMDGLTKIEQLMLEFIKFGLEHPHQYEIMFMLRDEEILAYCRSEQAKCFEIFESIVRKFLRQERHPMEDNSAFPLSMFLGVHGFISFYIQDRLTYEEVMPAAIAHVKMLSPSNYRLTS; from the coding sequence ATGGCAAGAAGAGCAGTAGAGCAGGAGTTGTCGAGGGAAAGAATAATGGATGCTGCCAGACATTTGTTTATCACCAAGGGTTACCGAGGGATATCGATGCGAAGCATTGGGCAGCATCTGGGATATAGTCACGGCTCTCTTTATTATCATTTTAAGGAGAAGGCGGAGCTATTTTATGCCATCGTAGTGCAGGACTTCAATCATCTGAACCAACTGTGCACCCAAGTCGCCAAATCTCCACCGATGGACGGGCTGACCAAAATTGAACAATTGATGCTGGAATTTATTAAATTCGGCCTTGAGCATCCGCATCAATATGAAATCATGTTCATGCTCCGGGACGAGGAAATACTGGCCTATTGTCGTAGTGAGCAGGCAAAATGCTTCGAAATATTTGAATCGATCGTTAGGAAATTTCTGAGACAGGAAAGACATCCTATGGAAGATAACTCGGCGTTTCCGCTAAGTATGTTTTTAGGCGTACATGGGTTTATCTCATTCTACATTCAAGATCGTTTGACATATGAAGAAGTTATGCCTGCGGCCATTGCTCATGTCAAGATGCTCAGTCCGAGCAACTACCGGTTGACGTCATAG
- the tkt gene encoding transketolase → MPLSDNKVIENLSITTIRTLAIDAIEKAKSGHPGMPMGAAPMGYQLFAKTMTHNPDAPNWINRDRFVLSAGHGSMLLYSLLHLSGYDLSLDDLKQFRQWGSKTPGHPEFGHTAGVDATTGPLGQGIAMAVGMAMAETQLAATYNKGDYKIVDHYTYGICGDGDLMEGVASEAASLAGHLKLGKLIFLYDSNDITLDGELNLSFSENVRQRFDAYGWQTLLVEDGNDLAAIEKAIAEAKADTERPTLIEVKTVIGYGSPNKQGKGGSGGTHGSPLGADEAKLTKEYYKWVYEEDFYVPEEVREHFAKVKERGIAANKAWDEQFAKYKAEFPELAAQFELAIAGDLPEGWDANLPKYSAEDKPLSTRVASGNALNGLTSGVPQLLGGSADLESSTMTHLKGLTVYTPESRDGRNLYFGVREFAMAAAMNGIALHSGLKVFGGTFFVFTDYLRPAVRLSALMGLPVIYVLTHDSIAVGEDGPTHEPIEQLASLRIIPNLTVIRPADGNETSAAWAYAVENKGNPVALVLTRQNLPVLEGTAEKAREGVKRGGYVVSDAKDGKPVAQLIASGSEVQLAVRAQAALAEEGIHVRVVSLSSWDLFDKQDQAYKDSVILPDVKARVAIEMAHPFGWERYVGEKGSIIGISTFGASAPGDKVIAEYGFTVENVVKHVKEQLK, encoded by the coding sequence ATGCCACTTTCAGACAACAAGGTCATCGAAAATCTGTCGATTACTACGATCCGTACTCTAGCCATAGATGCGATCGAGAAAGCGAAGTCGGGGCATCCAGGTATGCCGATGGGTGCGGCGCCAATGGGGTACCAGTTGTTCGCCAAGACGATGACACATAACCCTGACGCACCAAATTGGATCAACCGCGACCGCTTCGTCTTGTCTGCCGGACACGGTTCCATGCTGCTCTACAGCTTGCTGCACCTGAGCGGTTATGATCTTTCGCTTGACGACCTCAAACAATTCCGTCAATGGGGCAGTAAGACGCCGGGTCACCCTGAGTTCGGACATACGGCAGGGGTAGACGCAACTACGGGGCCGCTGGGTCAGGGTATTGCTATGGCAGTAGGTATGGCTATGGCCGAAACCCAACTGGCTGCGACTTACAACAAAGGCGATTACAAAATCGTCGACCACTATACGTACGGTATTTGCGGTGACGGAGACCTGATGGAAGGCGTTGCTAGTGAAGCAGCTTCCCTTGCAGGTCATCTGAAGCTTGGCAAGCTGATCTTCTTGTATGACTCCAATGATATTACACTGGATGGGGAATTGAATCTCAGCTTCTCCGAGAACGTTAGACAGCGTTTTGACGCCTATGGCTGGCAGACGCTGCTTGTTGAAGATGGAAATGATTTGGCTGCGATTGAGAAAGCAATTGCTGAAGCCAAGGCGGATACCGAGCGTCCTACCCTGATTGAAGTGAAAACGGTAATCGGATACGGAAGCCCGAACAAACAAGGTAAAGGCGGTTCCGGAGGAACTCATGGCTCCCCGCTTGGTGCCGATGAAGCGAAACTGACGAAAGAATACTATAAATGGGTATATGAAGAAGATTTCTACGTGCCTGAAGAAGTACGCGAGCACTTTGCCAAAGTGAAAGAGCGCGGTATTGCGGCAAACAAAGCTTGGGATGAGCAATTTGCAAAATATAAAGCCGAATTCCCTGAGCTGGCAGCTCAATTCGAGCTTGCCATTGCTGGCGATCTTCCAGAGGGCTGGGATGCTAATCTTCCTAAATACAGCGCGGAAGACAAGCCGTTATCTACCCGCGTTGCTTCCGGAAATGCGCTTAATGGCTTAACTAGCGGTGTCCCTCAATTGCTTGGCGGATCTGCCGATCTAGAGAGCTCGACAATGACTCACTTGAAAGGACTGACGGTTTACACGCCGGAGTCCCGCGATGGCCGCAACCTGTATTTCGGGGTTCGTGAGTTTGCTATGGCAGCCGCTATGAACGGCATTGCACTGCACAGTGGTCTGAAAGTGTTTGGCGGTACATTCTTCGTATTTACTGACTATTTGCGTCCAGCAGTGCGTCTATCTGCATTGATGGGTCTTCCGGTTATTTACGTGCTGACCCACGACAGTATCGCTGTCGGTGAGGATGGACCTACGCATGAGCCGATCGAGCAGCTGGCTTCCCTGCGTATTATTCCTAACCTGACGGTGATTCGTCCGGCTGATGGCAATGAGACGTCTGCGGCATGGGCTTACGCTGTTGAAAACAAAGGCAACCCGGTAGCATTGGTGCTGACACGCCAAAACCTGCCTGTGCTCGAAGGCACGGCTGAGAAAGCCCGCGAAGGTGTGAAGCGCGGCGGCTACGTTGTATCTGATGCGAAGGACGGCAAGCCGGTTGCTCAGCTTATTGCATCTGGTTCCGAAGTGCAATTGGCAGTAAGAGCGCAAGCGGCGCTTGCTGAGGAAGGCATTCATGTTCGCGTTGTCAGCTTGTCCAGTTGGGATCTGTTCGACAAACAGGATCAAGCTTACAAAGATTCTGTCATTCTCCCAGACGTGAAAGCACGTGTAGCCATTGAAATGGCACATCCATTCGGATGGGAGCGTTACGTTGGCGAGAAGGGCTCCATTATCGGCATCAGCACGTTTGGCGCATCCGCACCTGGCGACAAAGTTATCGCAGAGTACGGCTTTACGGTCGAGAACGTGGTGAAGCATGTTAAAGAGCAGTTGAAATAG
- a CDS encoding carbohydrate ABC transporter permease yields MRRSKEITLSIVGILIVSALLFPIYWMIISSFKIQGEIFQMPPTLIPNEWYVEGYTSQLIGTLGRSFINSFIVAISSMAIVVVLAIPASYGLARYPVPGKKWMILFFLVTQMLPVTVVLTPLFILFKKMALLNSLVAPILATATLGIPFSVLILRTYFLNAPKELEDAAMIDGCNRFTAFLRIMIPISYPGIIISATFSFLFAWGDLIYSMTFISDSNMWPLTAGVYNSMGKYGIQWNNLLSFATITILPVLAMFIVLQRYIISGLTNGAVK; encoded by the coding sequence ATGCGAAGATCAAAAGAGATTACCTTAAGTATAGTTGGAATCCTTATTGTAAGCGCGCTCTTGTTCCCTATTTACTGGATGATCATCAGCTCTTTCAAAATTCAAGGGGAAATTTTCCAAATGCCGCCGACACTTATTCCAAATGAATGGTATGTGGAAGGTTATACCTCACAGCTAATCGGCACACTCGGAAGAAGCTTCATCAACAGTTTCATAGTAGCCATTAGTTCGATGGCTATCGTTGTTGTTCTCGCCATCCCCGCTTCATACGGACTTGCAAGATATCCAGTACCCGGAAAGAAGTGGATGATTCTCTTCTTCCTAGTTACACAAATGCTGCCGGTAACTGTAGTTCTTACGCCACTGTTTATCTTATTCAAGAAGATGGCATTGCTAAACAGTCTGGTAGCACCAATTCTAGCTACGGCAACGTTGGGGATTCCTTTCTCCGTACTGATCCTCCGAACGTATTTCCTGAATGCGCCTAAAGAGCTAGAAGACGCGGCGATGATCGACGGTTGTAACAGGTTTACTGCATTTTTAAGAATCATGATTCCTATTTCATATCCGGGAATTATCATATCAGCTACGTTTTCTTTCTTATTTGCCTGGGGCGATTTGATTTACAGCATGACCTTCATTAGTGATTCCAATATGTGGCCTTTAACTGCAGGCGTATACAACTCCATGGGAAAATACGGCATTCAATGGAACAATCTATTGTCCTTTGCCACGATAACCATTCTTCCAGTACTGGCCATGTTCATCGTATTACAGCGTTATATTATCAGCGGACTTACTAACGGAGCGGTTAAATAA
- a CDS encoding NAD(P)-dependent oxidoreductase, with amino-acid sequence MKKIGFIGLGTMGAPMAANLLKQGYQVTVFNRSAQKAEPLVQQGAVLAHTPKDAALTADTVITMVSDDASIAAVYEGDNGILQGLRPGSTVIDCSTISPALVHKLADDITRLGGQFLDAPVTGSSPAAHAGTLVFMIGGSAEALAEQRDIFETMGQKILHMGPNGSGAVAKLAHNTIVGINNLALAEGFAIAAKSGLPADLFLELVQNGSAGSKQAELKGRKIIEHDFTNQFSLSLMLKDLKLASSLTDGASIPAPMLNMAKSLFQAGQTEGYGDEDLSSVVKLYEAWIGQTIGGSKLEPK; translated from the coding sequence GTGAAAAAAATCGGATTTATCGGCCTCGGCACAATGGGTGCGCCCATGGCCGCGAACTTACTTAAACAAGGTTATCAGGTAACCGTATTCAACCGTTCGGCACAAAAAGCTGAACCGCTTGTCCAGCAAGGAGCGGTGCTGGCGCACACCCCCAAGGATGCCGCGCTTACGGCCGATACCGTCATTACGATGGTCAGCGACGATGCTTCGATTGCTGCGGTTTATGAAGGCGATAACGGCATTCTGCAGGGCCTTCGTCCCGGCAGTACAGTCATCGATTGCAGCACAATTTCTCCGGCGCTTGTCCACAAATTGGCGGATGACATCACTCGACTCGGCGGCCAGTTCCTCGATGCGCCTGTTACCGGCAGTTCCCCGGCCGCTCACGCAGGAACGCTTGTATTCATGATCGGCGGGTCGGCCGAAGCGCTGGCCGAGCAGCGTGATATCTTCGAAACGATGGGCCAGAAAATACTCCACATGGGCCCCAATGGCAGCGGAGCCGTTGCCAAGCTGGCGCATAACACCATCGTCGGCATTAACAACCTGGCTCTCGCCGAGGGCTTCGCCATCGCCGCCAAATCCGGGCTGCCTGCCGATCTCTTCCTTGAGCTCGTCCAGAACGGCTCCGCAGGCAGTAAGCAAGCCGAGCTTAAAGGACGAAAAATTATTGAACATGATTTTACCAACCAGTTCTCCCTCTCGCTGATGCTCAAGGATTTGAAGCTGGCCTCTTCGCTGACGGACGGCGCCAGCATTCCGGCCCCCATGCTGAATATGGCCAAAAGCCTGTTCCAGGCCGGTCAGACCGAAGGCTACGGCGACGAGGACCTCTCCTCCGTGGTCAAGCTTTACGAGGCGTGGATCGGCCAAACCATTGGCGGCAGCAAGCTGGAGCCGAAGTAA
- a CDS encoding TIM-barrel domain-containing protein: MKHYQTSRLNEAIDVSIPFHQSDTLNFMGDQVTDFDPQTRSGQIKWLRSTRKPRLAFNQYDFFIEPAQSWEFPVEYPESPVMPFDISFVTPRTARIRIQTRRKVAKEQPSLMISGEISEDTSWTSATQNEHGYVWESPFGKVELGLHPFHLTFKDANGKILTQTWHHKDTFSLQNMYPVPFSFARSIQDMSHKIAATFSLSPGEKIYGTGESFTGLNKRGQRIDLWTRDSLSVQTGDMYKPIPFFLSSRQYGMFIHSTAPMTLDIGKEYDAANTIYMDDDSMDLFFFGDPKEVLGEYTALTGKSPVPPLWSFGLWMSRITYDSEAQTREVAQKLQEHQIPCDVIHLDTGWFEEDWRCDYEFSHTRFDDPRKMIEDLRKQGLRVSLWQIPYFTPTNRYFQELIDKGLVVTDPDGNLPTEDAILDFSNPETVAWYQEKIAELLEMGVSAIKADFGEGAPIFGRFHSGQSGRLEHNLYPLRYNKAVADVTERVNGEHIIWARSAWAGSQRYPIHWGGDTENTDSAMLACLRAALSIGLSGFTYWSHDIGGFVKESPEALYRRWMPFGMLTSHSRCHGAPPKEPWAYSDSFIDDFRAAAEMKYKLMPYIYTQAYLSSQAGHPLLRAMFLEFPDDPTCWMIEDQYFFGSDILVAPLFEETDHRIVYLPQGQWVDYQTGAVYEGQQWLTIQAGQIPIIMLVRAGASIPHVEAALTTDHIDWEKVSITNYTNEGITQGQGKFYHPLRQDWVEVN, translated from the coding sequence ATGAAGCATTATCAAACTAGCAGACTCAATGAAGCAATCGATGTTAGCATTCCCTTTCATCAATCCGATACACTGAATTTTATGGGCGATCAGGTCACCGACTTTGATCCGCAAACGCGAAGCGGCCAGATCAAATGGCTTCGCTCTACCCGCAAGCCGAGACTGGCATTCAACCAATATGACTTCTTTATTGAACCTGCCCAATCCTGGGAGTTCCCGGTAGAATATCCGGAGTCTCCTGTAATGCCATTTGATATATCCTTTGTTACACCAAGAACAGCACGCATTCGCATCCAAACACGAAGAAAAGTAGCCAAAGAACAGCCTTCTCTCATGATTTCGGGAGAAATTAGCGAAGATACATCGTGGACATCTGCTACACAAAATGAACATGGCTATGTTTGGGAGAGCCCATTCGGAAAGGTTGAGCTCGGCCTTCATCCTTTCCACCTAACCTTTAAAGACGCGAATGGAAAAATACTGACGCAAACCTGGCATCATAAAGATACCTTCAGCTTGCAGAATATGTACCCTGTCCCATTTTCATTTGCCCGTTCAATTCAAGATATGTCTCATAAAATCGCAGCCACCTTCAGCCTGTCGCCAGGAGAGAAAATTTATGGTACCGGCGAATCCTTCACAGGATTGAATAAGCGCGGCCAGCGCATCGATCTGTGGACCCGCGACTCCCTCAGCGTACAGACCGGCGATATGTACAAACCAATTCCTTTCTTCCTGAGCAGCAGGCAGTACGGTATGTTCATCCACTCGACAGCGCCGATGACACTCGATATCGGCAAAGAGTACGATGCGGCCAATACAATTTACATGGATGATGACAGTATGGATCTCTTCTTCTTCGGTGATCCGAAAGAAGTACTAGGCGAATATACGGCATTGACTGGCAAAAGCCCGGTACCGCCACTATGGTCCTTTGGCCTATGGATGAGCCGAATTACGTACGATTCGGAGGCACAGACCCGTGAAGTTGCTCAGAAGCTGCAGGAGCACCAAATTCCATGCGACGTCATCCATCTAGATACAGGATGGTTTGAAGAGGACTGGCGCTGTGATTATGAATTTTCCCACACCCGGTTCGACGATCCGCGGAAAATGATCGAGGACTTGCGCAAACAGGGGCTTCGCGTCAGCCTGTGGCAAATCCCTTATTTCACACCGACAAACCGCTACTTCCAGGAGCTGATCGATAAAGGGCTTGTCGTAACCGATCCTGATGGGAACCTGCCAACAGAGGATGCGATTCTGGACTTTAGTAATCCAGAGACCGTAGCCTGGTATCAGGAAAAAATCGCCGAGCTGCTCGAAATGGGCGTAAGTGCCATTAAGGCAGACTTTGGTGAAGGAGCACCGATCTTCGGGCGATTCCACTCCGGTCAAAGCGGCCGATTAGAGCATAACTTATACCCGCTCCGCTACAACAAAGCGGTTGCCGATGTAACCGAGCGCGTCAACGGAGAGCATATTATTTGGGCGCGCAGCGCTTGGGCTGGAAGCCAGCGCTATCCGATCCATTGGGGCGGCGATACGGAGAATACCGATTCGGCTATGCTGGCATGTTTAAGAGCCGCCCTCTCGATCGGTCTAAGTGGTTTCACTTATTGGAGCCATGATATTGGTGGATTTGTCAAAGAGAGCCCTGAGGCACTGTACCGCCGTTGGATGCCTTTTGGCATGCTGACATCCCATAGCCGCTGCCACGGCGCCCCTCCGAAGGAGCCTTGGGCATACAGTGACTCGTTTATAGACGATTTCCGCGCTGCTGCCGAAATGAAATACAAGCTAATGCCTTATATATATACCCAAGCCTATTTAAGCTCGCAAGCTGGACATCCGCTGCTGAGAGCGATGTTCCTGGAATTTCCGGATGATCCAACCTGCTGGATGATTGAGGATCAATATTTCTTCGGCTCCGACATTCTCGTCGCGCCACTGTTCGAAGAAACTGATCATCGCATTGTCTACTTGCCGCAAGGACAATGGGTGGATTATCAGACCGGAGCCGTTTACGAAGGTCAGCAATGGTTAACGATTCAGGCCGGTCAAATTCCTATCATTATGCTCGTTCGCGCAGGTGCTTCGATCCCGCATGTAGAGGCTGCGCTGACGACGGATCACATCGACTGGGAGAAAGTAAGCATAACCAACTACACTAACGAAGGAATTACACAAGGCCAGGGGAAATTTTACCATCCGCTGCGTCAGGATTGGGTAGAAGTAAACTAA
- a CDS encoding YigZ family protein, with amino-acid sequence MLERYKTVRKAGEKEIVIKKSRFIGYIKPVESESEAIAFIEEIKKKHWNATHNCSAYMIGERDEIQKQSDDGEPSGTAGKPILEVIKQQGLKNVAIVVTRYFGGIMLGAGGLIRAYTDGAVAATEAGEVITRVLHREIYAELDYTWLGKVENELRNREIRTGETAFADTVTLLCLPLDSEAEAFKDWLIDLTQGQVVLKEGNQVYFIEGE; translated from the coding sequence ATGCTAGAGCGTTACAAGACGGTTCGCAAAGCCGGAGAGAAAGAAATTGTTATTAAGAAATCACGATTTATCGGCTACATTAAGCCGGTAGAAAGCGAGTCAGAAGCCATTGCTTTTATTGAGGAGATCAAGAAGAAGCACTGGAATGCGACTCACAACTGTTCAGCCTACATGATTGGAGAACGGGACGAAATCCAGAAGCAATCGGACGATGGCGAGCCAAGCGGCACGGCCGGAAAACCGATTCTGGAAGTGATTAAGCAGCAGGGACTCAAAAATGTAGCGATTGTTGTAACCCGATATTTCGGCGGGATTATGCTTGGAGCAGGCGGGCTAATCCGGGCTTATACGGATGGCGCAGTGGCAGCAACCGAGGCAGGGGAAGTCATTACCCGCGTACTTCATCGTGAAATCTATGCCGAGCTTGATTATACCTGGCTGGGCAAGGTGGAGAACGAGCTTAGAAATCGGGAAATCCGCACGGGAGAGACTGCTTTTGCGGATACTGTTACATTGTTGTGCTTGCCGCTGGACAGTGAAGCCGAAGCCTTTAAGGATTGGTTAATCGATTTAACTCAAGGACAAGTCGTATTGAAGGAAGGTAATCAGGTTTACTTTATTGAAGGGGAATAA
- a CDS encoding glucose-6-phosphate isomerase gives MSKKVTFDYSKALEFVGQHEIDYLTESVRLAHDQLHNGTGAGSDYLGWINLPTEYDKEEFSRIQKAAAQIQSDSDVLIVIGIGGSYLGARAAIESLSHSFYNLLPKDKRKTPEIYFAGNNISSTYVNHLLDLIEGKDFSVNVISKSGTTTEPAIAFRIFRAALEKKYGKEEARKRIYATTDREKGALKKLATEEGYETFVIPDDVGGRYSVLTAVGLLPIATAGINIEEMMQGAAEAAKEFSNPNLAENASYQYAAVRNVLYRKGKVTEILVNYEPSLHYVSEWWKQLFGESEGKDYKGIYPASVDFSTDLHSMGQFIQEGNRNIFETVIQVTEVPSHITIESDPADLDGLNFLAGKTLDFVNKKAFQGTLLAHTDGQVPNLIVNVPDLTPYSFGYLVYFFEKACGISGYLLGVNPFDQPGVEAYKKNMFALLGKPGFEKEKAELEARLSE, from the coding sequence ATGTCAAAGAAAGTCACTTTTGATTACAGCAAAGCTCTTGAATTTGTAGGGCAGCACGAGATTGATTATTTGACGGAATCGGTACGGTTAGCTCATGATCAGTTACATAACGGTACGGGTGCAGGTTCAGATTATCTGGGCTGGATCAATCTGCCGACAGAGTATGATAAAGAAGAATTCAGCCGAATTCAGAAGGCTGCGGCCCAAATTCAAAGCGATTCCGACGTATTGATTGTCATTGGAATTGGCGGATCATACCTTGGTGCTCGTGCAGCGATTGAATCATTGTCACATTCTTTTTACAATTTGCTTCCGAAAGACAAACGCAAAACTCCGGAAATCTATTTTGCCGGTAACAATATTAGCTCCACTTATGTCAACCATTTGCTTGATTTGATTGAAGGTAAGGACTTCTCGGTCAATGTGATTTCCAAATCCGGAACAACGACTGAGCCTGCGATCGCATTCCGCATCTTCCGCGCGGCACTTGAGAAGAAATACGGTAAGGAAGAGGCGCGAAAACGTATTTACGCTACTACGGACCGCGAGAAGGGCGCCCTTAAGAAACTGGCGACGGAAGAAGGCTATGAGACCTTTGTTATTCCAGACGATGTAGGCGGACGCTATTCCGTGCTAACAGCTGTTGGTCTTCTGCCAATCGCTACAGCTGGTATTAACATCGAGGAAATGATGCAAGGGGCGGCTGAGGCTGCTAAGGAATTTAGCAATCCTAACCTGGCGGAGAATGCCAGCTATCAGTACGCTGCAGTACGTAATGTTTTGTACCGCAAAGGCAAAGTAACTGAAATTCTCGTCAATTACGAGCCATCCCTGCACTATGTATCCGAATGGTGGAAACAGCTGTTTGGCGAGAGCGAAGGTAAAGACTATAAAGGGATTTACCCGGCTTCGGTCGACTTCAGTACAGATCTTCACTCGATGGGACAATTCATCCAGGAAGGGAACCGGAACATTTTCGAAACGGTCATCCAAGTGACGGAAGTGCCTAGTCATATTACGATCGAGTCTGATCCTGCCGACCTGGACGGCTTGAACTTCCTTGCAGGCAAGACATTGGATTTTGTGAACAAGAAGGCGTTTCAAGGCACGCTGCTTGCTCATACGGATGGACAAGTGCCGAATCTGATCGTTAATGTACCGGATCTGACGCCGTATTCTTTCGGCTATCTTGTATATTTCTTTGAAAAAGCTTGTGGCATCAGCGGCTATCTGCTTGGAGTGAACCCGTTTGATCAGCCAGGTGTTGAAGCCTACAAGAAGAATATGTTTGCATTGCTTGGCAAGCCGGGCTTTGAGAAAGAAAAAGCAGAACTGGAAGCAAGATTGTCCGAATAA
- a CDS encoding carbohydrate ABC transporter permease, whose translation MELNRKNLLISLAYVVPALIFMLVLIGYPLFYNFKISFQHLDLMTLNNPDIAFAGLENYRNVIGQDSFQSAFKNTFFFTFWSIFLQFTIGFALALFFNMKFRLAGMLRGFTLVSYLVPIVITSLLFKFMFNQSVGIINYALISIGIVDQPIEWLTHPELAMWSVIIANVWVGAPFNMMLLSTGLSSLPSIFMRRHPSMARTNSNNSFT comes from the coding sequence GTGGAATTAAACAGAAAAAATCTGCTGATCAGTCTAGCCTATGTAGTTCCTGCACTTATTTTCATGCTGGTATTGATCGGTTATCCGCTCTTCTATAACTTTAAAATCAGCTTTCAGCATCTGGATCTCATGACACTCAACAATCCGGATATCGCGTTCGCCGGGCTAGAAAATTATCGTAATGTCATCGGGCAGGATTCTTTTCAGAGTGCATTCAAAAATACTTTTTTCTTTACGTTTTGGAGTATCTTCCTGCAATTTACGATTGGCTTTGCCTTGGCCCTATTCTTCAATATGAAATTTCGATTGGCCGGAATGCTTCGCGGCTTTACACTTGTGTCGTATCTTGTTCCTATCGTCATTACATCTCTCTTGTTCAAATTCATGTTTAATCAAAGCGTCGGAATCATCAACTACGCTCTGATCTCGATCGGTATCGTGGATCAGCCGATTGAATGGCTGACTCACCCTGAGCTCGCCATGTGGAGCGTCATTATCGCCAACGTTTGGGTCGGTGCACCGTTTAACATGATGCTTCTCTCTACCGGACTCTCATCGCTTCCCAGTATATTTATGAGGCGGCATCCATCGATGGCGCGAACAAATTCAAACAATTCGTTCACATGA